The Populus nigra chromosome 4, ddPopNigr1.1, whole genome shotgun sequence genome contains the following window.
TATATCCTCATTTTATTAGGACTCAAAAATAAATGCTTAAAGAAATACTCAAGGAGATTTACAAGTCATGATATTGTCAGTAAGCAGCCCAATTGATACTCTTCTGAATTCTCATTTTTTACagtaaaatacaaattaaaattttcaaaacataaattacgGATTGATAccaaatgaaattttgaatatGTATTCTCTTTCAAAATCTAGAATGCATTTcggaaagcaaaacaaacaggTTCCTTACCTCTAAACTCACAGAGCACACATAAATAAATCCACTAGCAATTAAGGATGCGGTGCTCATGGGAAAACAAATAACAGAAACAAGCATTCATCTGACAACTGACCTGCTTTCCTATCTCATCCATAATAATCATCCTAGGCAATGATTGAACCTGCACAAAATATTGTCATTAGCAGAGAATCTAGTCAAATCATGGTGGTGAggtaattaattcttgaacatacCAATTTTGAAAGAGATCCCAGAGTTGTGGCACTTGAGTGAATATTAAAACACGTATGTTGCCGTGACAAGACATCCAATTCCCTGCAGAATAATTATGATCAATGAGAAATATGCTCATGTTGAGCTACAACTTTGAGTTCTCCAAGACATtgagaattttataattaatatagacAAATTCTATAGATATAGAAGTCTTAAAAATtcagtaaaagaaaaacacgTGAGCAACAAAATGAGGTGTGAAGAATTCTAgaacaaaactaattaatttcacAATGACTAACAGCCAGCTGGTGAAAATTGCTGTTTTCAGCTTCTACTGCAGTACTTATTGCTAGTTTTTTATATGCAGTAAATGAAAAGTACGGGTAATAGAGCATATTTATTAATCCCTATATTCTTGACCATTTTCTCACCATTCTGTGAAGCCTTTTTCACTGGCTAAAAGACTGTACGTGCCCATTGCACCCACATGAAGACTACCAGATTTTAGACCAAAAAGTTGCCGGAATTGCCCCacaaaaacttcaaaaactTTCTGAAGGTCCTGTTTCGGAAGATGCAAGCGTCAAAGTTGAGACACATAAATAAAAGCAATCTGCTATAATAGAACACGGGTTTCTAGTCACTTCAGCTAGAGAAACAAATACATATGATTTCGTACAATCCTCAATTACATAAATCACTTTGATTCcccagcccaaaaaaaagtAGCAGATTGTTCTGTAATACTGGAAATAAATAAGCAGCAAAGACATTATTTCTCTTCTTAACTTTATACACTAAGTTGAGATCGGATCAACTAGCAAACAAAGCAGGTTTGACAACAGTATCCCTTAGACTTTGTAAGCATAATAGGGCAGAAGTACTGACTGAATGTATACCAAGAGAAACTTGGATGATAGATGTAGACTAGATTGCCAGGAACCTAGAATAAGGTTTTATAAGAAACCAAATGGGTAGCAACCCAATCCGTGTGATTGTAAAAtgaacaataaaacaaataagccACCAAAATGAAACAAGTTTCAAAGCCACTAGCTGGTATTTGAGTTATGCTTCAATGAACTTTGGATATCATTTTAAACTTCAATTTATCAAACTTGACAACAcagtgataaaatttaaatgagaagGCATGTTTCAGCCAAACAGGGCAGATACTGAACTTGGCATGACATATGAGATAGAATAAAAAAGGAGTCAAGATTGGGAACATTTCGGTTTCAAGTGGAACACCCAGGCCAATTTTCATGccgatgaaaaaaaattgcatatgcAGACTAGACGCTCtaggataattttatagataaaaatctGACCTCAGGAGACATTATATGCCTAACAAGAAGCTCACTGTCTGAATCCCTTGAACAGCTTTGAGGATTCCACACCATGACGCCTCCCCACATCTGTGATATGACATTTAGAGACAAATTACAATGTATGGCAATAATTTTGTAAGAACCAATGGTTGATAAACAATTGATTATGACGCCAATAAATGTGTGATAACTAACTGGAGATATGAAGGCATTTGTTTTAGAAATCTCTCCATTTGGAAGCTGTAGAAGAAGGGGACATTCCTTTGCAGATGGCACATATctgaaacaaaaaggaaagagaattgATATAGCGAGCTATGGATGAAACAAAATCCTTTTATCTCTTTAAACTAATGACTGGAGATTAAGCCTTTGTTACCAGAAACAAACACGAAAAAGTCATTTGAAAAAGGGAAGGAGATTGAGTAAAAGAATGTACACCACAAATTGCAAGATTTTCGATCGCCCACCAGCAGCAATAGAAGTATCCAAGTGCCACTCATTTGAGTTCacctattaaaaatatttgaaaacataagAAACATTAGACAAAATAACAAGATCAAAAGTCCATCATCAGTAAGTAGAGTAAGAAAATGTATACAACCAAAGCAAATCATCTGAGGGCTAGGACCAAGGTGTTGTTTGGTTTAAGCAAAGTTAAATGGTCTAACTGTCTagtttcccaaaaaaaaaaaaaaggctcagGAACATGAAGAAACTTACAAAGAAAGGAAGATCCTTTGTACTAAAAATATAGCCGCCTAATTTTTCATCCCAAGAAGAAACTGAAAACTTTGGAGTATGGTACAAAACCTATCCATAAGAAAGATCACCAAGAAGAGGAAACACAGTAAGATTTCAACTGCAAACAAAATTACCATAAATACCAGGAATCCATAAATCATTAAGGCACAAGGATGATTCATTACTTGGCTCTCCACGCTTGTGTTTGCTATCGGTCCCAACGCATCAATCATAGGAGCCAACAGAGTTTCATCTATTTTCTGAAAATCCCTGCAATACAATGGACTAACTGAACACGCAATAACTTCGAGTAGACAACTAAATCCCTATTTACAATAGTTCCCAAGATAGCAAGCAAACACAAATTCCATGTATATGTACTATACCTACCCATAACGACACCTTTTTCACGAGTAATCACACAGATGCTAGTTTCAATCACTAATCACCACCGAGTTAGACAGAAAGCTATAAAGAACTACAAGAAAGCGAAGCTTCCTTACCAATCGTAAGTCCAATCACTGGGATCCGCATTGAGCAAGTTAAACGAAAGAACAATCCTCCCATCAGCACCAACAGGCATAAACTCCCCATGAATCAACCCTTCCTCTCTCCCGCCATTCACAAACACTCTGACAAAAATCTCCGCCAATCTCTCTGCCACTTCTTCAACTCCCCAATCCCTCCCTACAATCCAAGCGTGCCGGTACTTCCCAACAACCACTTTCACTCCCTCCACACCATCTccattcaccaccaccaccacactATACACTTTCCCGCCAGAATCCAAACCAGCAGACTCCAAAGCTTCATCGACACTCTCATCGTCACCGAAATCCAAATCAACGGCTCGGATCGCGCCGCACTTGTAAAAGTTAGACGAAGAATGCGTGCAATCCCCGTCGTCTAGGGTTAGCGAGAGAGTGAAGTTATTGGTGCAGGCTCCGCATTGAGATGCTATTCCTTTGGAGGCTAATTTGGTAATCTTAGAGCGAATTGAGAGTTCAAGCTCGTCTAAATTTAGGTCAATTGAAGAAGATTTGGGATCGGAGGGGACAAGAATGGCTTGGAAATGGCAAGGAAAGAGAAATGGATTGGAGACGACGTCGTTTGAGAGGCTATCGATGTCGTGGAAAGGAAGCGGAGAGCGGTAGATCTCAACggatttgaataaaaaagggAAACCTAAAAGGAAGGAGACAAGGACTGTGAAAGTGAGGAAGAGGCGCTTCAAACCCGGTTTTGTTCTGCGCATGGTTTTCGAGTCGAATTCCGGTTCAGATGGTGGAGGTGGCGGTGTTTCTGGTGGTGGTTGATTTGGAGATTCGGTGATTTCTTCTGCCATGTTATTGATCACTGATTAGTGCTTGATGCTCttgctcttctttctttcttgatcaACAAGCTGTGAAGCCGCTGCATCCATTAAACAACGGAGAATTAGACACTTTACTTTATCTCTAAGATTTTATAGCATAGTTATTACATCCGACCGTGCACTATGCTTGAAATGTGTTAATGTGCACAAGCTATTCAAgattttagcttttgtttttttgaaaaaaaaaatgatctaaaaaaaaa
Protein-coding sequences here:
- the LOC133691992 gene encoding uncharacterized protein LOC133691992; translation: MAEEITESPNQPPPETPPPPPSEPEFDSKTMRRTKPGLKRLFLTFTVLVSFLLGFPFLFKSVEIYRSPLPFHDIDSLSNDVVSNPFLFPCHFQAILVPSDPKSSSIDLNLDELELSIRSKITKLASKGIASQCGACTNNFTLSLTLDDGDCTHSSSNFYKCGAIRAVDLDFGDDESVDEALESAGLDSGGKVYSVVVVVNGDGVEGVKVVVGKYRHAWIVGRDWGVEEVAERLAEIFVRVFVNGGREEGLIHGEFMPVGADGRIVLSFNLLNADPSDWTYDWDFQKIDETLLAPMIDALGPIANTSVESQVLYHTPKFSVSSWDEKLGGYIFSTKDLPFFVNSNEWHLDTSIAAGGRSKILQFVVYVPSAKECPLLLQLPNGEISKTNAFISPMWGGVMVWNPQSCSRDSDSELLVRHIMSPEDLQKVFEVFVGQFRQLFGLKSGSLHVGAMGTYSLLASEKGFTEWELDVLSRQHTCFNIHSSATTLGSLSKLVQSLPRMIIMDEIGKQVKFSLEAAKLARVNASLGFYDASAVSSRQARSLAEDAFFHPSIMSVSYYSFEHCFAVYSPFFLPVSMHVLLAALREWRRYKQEKAKYVLWKAKEKVAS